A portion of the Bifidobacterium sp. ESL0800 genome contains these proteins:
- a CDS encoding KUP/HAK/KT family potassium transporter produces the protein MAQSQDRGSKQPQNRRIRRRNDGKTEKNSAEKKAVRKLEHETDEVSKVASKAQKQAVTAEQKALRAEKRAVSAEKKALLRADTFTNAPKVARDTLTREERQAIAKHEQEEQEEAKKLTEASSRGPLGRWWRKMQSSPDKVTLGMAIVALGVVYGDIGTSPLYTSQTFLAGQGGLGNIDRPAVLGLLSLVFWSITLITTVKYVLVAMRIDNKGEGGIFALFSLIRHHGKWLVIPAMLGGAAFLADSVLTPAVSISSAVEGLKTIPLFEPVFRENGNLSLMITVAIIVILFCVQSRGTERIGKVFGSVVMVWFAFLALTGIANLSGDWSIFEAINPIYGIQFLFSKHNVAGLAIMGTVFLSTTGAEALYSDMGHVGRGNIYFTWPFIFVALVFNYFGQGAWMLRHQGDKALIAAGAGVNPFFQMMSPNVRYVGVILSVAAGVIASQALITGAFSMVSEATGLNWMPHLQVRYPARTRGQLYIPVVNVVLCVATLSVLALFKDSEHISAAYGLALTVTMITTTILLTVYIWYKHHRVLAGIFFVVFIAIQTLFFVASMAKFLHGGWFTMLLTACILLIMVTWNDGTRIERSQRRHMKPRDFKPALDKLHDDFRIPYFADNLVYLTSDWEMHRLDTDIFFSIFADHPKRARAWWAVSVVTTDEPFTREYSVEDFGTDYIFRVRIKLGFKVSQSIPAYIHQVMHDLSASGELPEQKSVYPKVDADPDIGTVRYVLVHKALMPESKLTAREALSLKMKYAIRHVAGSPVKWFGLAPYNPVVEVQPLFLSTRRPPRLKREPLRSGKRRVESRDSAASRKDAKEGADRSRSKARGGAGAISVSRKSADAIGVVELAKGRKGLGNLAKSVKLQKLQDAQGNAGAKESKAAASAEGTGRKAVADERGKVDTGEQTTVMPRPDIKSGKSGK, from the coding sequence ATGGCGCAATCGCAGGATCGTGGGTCAAAGCAGCCTCAAAATCGAAGAATTCGGCGTCGCAATGACGGCAAAACCGAAAAAAATTCGGCGGAAAAGAAGGCCGTCCGCAAGCTGGAACATGAGACCGATGAGGTGAGTAAAGTCGCCTCAAAGGCGCAGAAACAAGCGGTCACTGCCGAGCAGAAGGCACTCAGAGCCGAAAAGCGTGCCGTGAGCGCGGAGAAGAAAGCGTTGCTTCGCGCCGACACCTTTACCAACGCACCCAAGGTCGCGCGTGACACGTTGACCCGCGAGGAACGTCAGGCCATCGCCAAGCACGAGCAGGAAGAGCAGGAAGAGGCCAAAAAGCTGACCGAAGCCTCGTCGCGCGGCCCTCTCGGTCGCTGGTGGCGCAAGATGCAGTCCAGCCCCGACAAGGTCACGCTGGGCATGGCCATCGTCGCGCTCGGCGTGGTCTACGGCGACATCGGCACGTCCCCGCTCTACACTTCGCAGACCTTCCTCGCCGGGCAGGGCGGTCTCGGCAACATCGACAGGCCTGCGGTACTTGGCCTGCTTTCGCTGGTTTTCTGGTCGATCACGCTGATCACCACCGTCAAATACGTGCTCGTCGCCATGCGCATCGACAACAAGGGTGAGGGCGGCATTTTCGCGCTGTTCTCGCTGATTCGTCACCACGGCAAGTGGCTGGTCATCCCCGCGATGCTGGGCGGGGCGGCGTTCCTGGCGGATTCTGTGCTGACCCCGGCCGTCTCGATCTCCTCGGCAGTGGAAGGCCTGAAGACCATTCCGCTCTTCGAGCCGGTGTTCCGCGAAAACGGCAACCTTTCACTGATGATCACCGTAGCGATCATCGTCATCCTCTTCTGCGTCCAGTCTCGCGGCACCGAGCGTATCGGCAAGGTCTTCGGCTCGGTGGTCATGGTCTGGTTCGCCTTCCTCGCGCTGACCGGCATCGCCAACCTGAGTGGCGACTGGTCCATCTTCGAGGCCATCAACCCGATTTACGGCATTCAATTCCTCTTCAGCAAACACAACGTGGCAGGGCTGGCCATCATGGGCACGGTCTTCCTTTCGACCACCGGTGCCGAGGCGCTCTACTCCGACATGGGCCACGTCGGCCGCGGCAACATCTACTTCACCTGGCCGTTCATTTTCGTGGCTCTGGTCTTCAACTACTTCGGCCAAGGCGCGTGGATGCTGCGCCATCAAGGCGACAAGGCGCTGATCGCCGCCGGCGCGGGCGTCAACCCGTTCTTCCAGATGATGAGCCCGAACGTGCGTTACGTCGGCGTCATTCTCTCGGTCGCGGCCGGCGTCATCGCCTCGCAGGCCCTGATCACCGGCGCGTTCTCCATGGTCAGCGAAGCCACTGGCTTGAACTGGATGCCACATCTTCAGGTGCGTTACCCGGCCCGTACGCGCGGCCAGCTCTATATCCCGGTGGTCAACGTCGTGCTGTGTGTGGCGACGCTTTCCGTGCTCGCCCTGTTCAAGGACTCCGAGCACATTTCCGCCGCCTACGGCCTCGCGCTCACCGTCACGATGATTACGACGACGATTCTCCTGACCGTTTATATCTGGTACAAGCACCATCGCGTGCTCGCCGGAATCTTCTTCGTCGTGTTCATCGCCATCCAGACACTGTTCTTCGTCGCTTCCATGGCGAAGTTCCTGCACGGCGGCTGGTTCACCATGCTCCTGACGGCCTGCATCCTTCTGATCATGGTCACTTGGAACGACGGAACCAGGATCGAGCGTTCGCAGCGTCGGCATATGAAGCCCCGTGATTTCAAGCCTGCGCTCGACAAGTTGCATGACGATTTCCGTATTCCCTATTTCGCCGACAACCTTGTCTATCTGACCAGCGATTGGGAGATGCACCGGCTTGACACCGATATCTTCTTCTCGATTTTCGCCGACCACCCCAAGCGTGCGCGCGCCTGGTGGGCCGTGTCGGTGGTGACGACCGACGAGCCGTTCACGCGCGAGTATTCGGTGGAGGATTTTGGTACCGACTACATTTTCCGTGTGCGGATCAAGCTCGGCTTCAAGGTCTCGCAGTCCATTCCGGCCTATATCCATCAGGTCATGCACGACTTGTCCGCTTCCGGCGAGCTGCCGGAGCAGAAGTCGGTCTATCCGAAGGTCGACGCCGATCCCGACATCGGCACGGTGCGTTACGTGCTGGTGCACAAGGCTTTGATGCCGGAGTCCAAGCTGACGGCCCGCGAGGCTCTGAGCCTCAAGATGAAGTATGCCATCCGTCATGTGGCCGGCTCTCCGGTCAAGTGGTTCGGCCTGGCCCCCTATAACCCGGTGGTCGAAGTCCAGCCGCTCTTCCTCTCCACCCGACGTCCCCCGCGGCTCAAGCGCGAGCCTCTGCGTTCCGGCAAGCGCCGCGTTGAATCGCGTGATTCTGCGGCGAGCCGAAAAGATGCCAAGGAGGGGGCGGATCGTAGTCGTTCCAAGGCTCGCGGTGGTGCCGGTGCGATAAGTGTTTCCAGAAAGTCTGCAGACGCTATCGGCGTTGTCGAACTCGCCAAAGGCCGTAAAGGTCTCGGCAATCTCGCCAAATCCGTCAAGCTGCAGAAACTGCAGGATGCACAAGGCAATGCGGGCGCGAAGGAAAGCAAGGCCGCGGCTTCGGCGGAAGGAACCGGGCGGAAAGCCGTTGCCGACGAGCGCGGGAAAGTCGATACCGGTGAGCAGACCACAGTCATGCCGCGTCCCGACATCAAGTCCGGCAAGTCCGGAAAGTAG
- a CDS encoding alpha-L-arabinofuranosidase C-terminal domain-containing protein, with product MPEGAATNKARLIVDDEFEIAPIDDRLFGSFVEHLGRCVYTGIYEPGHPSADADGFRQDVIDLVRELGATTIRYPGGNFVSGYRWEDGVGPKDRRPRRLDTAWHSTETNQFGLHEMAKWLSKVDGNELMEAVNLGTRDLGNAMDLLEYANVPGGTELSEARRANGADKPFDIRMWCLGNEMDGPWQLGHKTAEEYGRLAAEVAAGMRQIDPDLDLVVCGSSTHDMQTYGSWEETVLDATYDLVDFVSCHAYSRPWNGDMQSFMASGADMEAFIHEIASIVRSVKARHKTSHQVYLSFDEWNVWYKANDPANNPSGIGNWPTAPRLLEQIYSVTDAAVVGDLLISLMRNADTVHSASLAQLVNVIAPIMTEPGGPAWRQTIFYPFSLSARFAKNGTALQTVLDGPSIDTQAYGEVSAIGHTAVRCEDGSLAIFLVNRSLHDNTKLEIALPARRRFSKAESWTLHDDDGSACNTLEQPDRVTPQVTDNVAIDGDTISVNLAPVSWTLIHVC from the coding sequence ATGCCTGAAGGTGCCGCAACCAACAAAGCGCGACTTATCGTTGATGATGAATTTGAGATTGCCCCTATCGACGATAGGCTGTTTGGCTCGTTTGTCGAGCATCTTGGACGCTGCGTCTATACGGGTATATACGAGCCGGGTCATCCCAGCGCCGATGCCGACGGTTTCCGCCAGGATGTGATTGATCTGGTGCGTGAGTTGGGGGCAACCACCATCCGCTACCCGGGCGGGAATTTCGTTTCTGGCTATCGTTGGGAAGATGGTGTCGGTCCGAAGGATCGTCGTCCCCGTCGCCTTGACACCGCTTGGCATTCCACGGAAACCAACCAGTTCGGTCTTCATGAGATGGCCAAGTGGCTAAGCAAGGTTGATGGGAACGAGCTGATGGAAGCGGTGAATCTGGGAACGCGCGACCTCGGCAACGCGATGGATTTGCTGGAATACGCCAACGTTCCGGGAGGGACGGAGCTTTCGGAGGCACGCCGCGCCAACGGTGCCGACAAGCCGTTCGACATCCGTATGTGGTGCCTGGGCAATGAGATGGACGGCCCGTGGCAGCTGGGGCATAAAACGGCCGAAGAATACGGTCGTCTTGCGGCGGAGGTCGCTGCGGGTATGCGGCAGATCGATCCCGATCTTGATCTCGTGGTCTGCGGTTCGTCCACGCACGATATGCAGACATACGGTTCATGGGAAGAGACCGTTCTCGATGCCACATACGATTTGGTCGATTTCGTGTCCTGCCATGCGTATTCACGCCCTTGGAATGGCGATATGCAAAGCTTCATGGCCTCCGGCGCCGATATGGAGGCGTTTATTCATGAGATTGCCTCCATCGTCCGATCGGTGAAGGCCCGCCATAAGACTTCGCATCAGGTCTATCTGTCCTTTGATGAGTGGAACGTCTGGTATAAGGCCAACGATCCGGCCAATAACCCATCGGGAATCGGCAATTGGCCTACCGCTCCGAGGCTTTTGGAGCAGATCTACTCCGTAACGGACGCGGCAGTGGTCGGGGACCTGCTGATTTCGTTGATGCGCAATGCGGACACCGTTCATTCGGCTTCTCTGGCCCAGTTGGTCAACGTCATCGCGCCCATCATGACCGAGCCCGGCGGCCCGGCTTGGCGCCAGACCATTTTCTATCCTTTCTCGCTTTCCGCGCGCTTCGCCAAGAACGGCACGGCCCTCCAGACCGTACTGGACGGTCCGTCCATCGACACGCAAGCGTATGGCGAGGTGAGCGCAATCGGGCATACGGCCGTGCGCTGTGAAGATGGGTCATTGGCCATCTTCCTAGTGAACCGTTCATTGCATGACAATACGAAACTCGAGATTGCGCTGCCGGCCCGTCGTCGGTTCTCCAAGGCCGAATCGTGGACACTGCACGACGATGACGGCTCGGCCTGCAACACGCTCGAGCAGCCCGATCGAGTGACCCCACAGGTCACCGACAACGTCGCCATTGATGGCGACACGATATCTGTGAATCTTGCGCCTGTATCTTGGACGTTGATTCATGTTTGTTGA
- a CDS encoding TatD family hydrolase, with amino-acid sequence MSKKHRDRSWAPAPEALPDGVHVVDDHTHVASVVPFAREMNRQAIERDQPPVPVYNVDEILGQAQAVGVEGVIDVGCELPNLKVAVQMALDHPGVVHAGLAIHPNEAVLHGHRGVPGPDGLPIKYQPWHDVSFEDALAEVHRLAVKYPQQVVAIGETGMDLFRTGAAAMEIQREAFRAHIALAKELNLPMQIHDRDAHKEVIETLLRDGSPERTVFHSWSGDTELAQIAREQGWYLSFSGASSFKGNEEIRRSAAVVGLDHIMVETDAPYLTPMPYRGRTNAPYMIPYTLKALADALDLPVGEVAEATRRTTRAVYGV; translated from the coding sequence ATGAGCAAGAAACATCGGGATCGTAGTTGGGCGCCGGCTCCGGAGGCGTTGCCGGACGGGGTGCATGTGGTCGACGACCACACGCATGTGGCGAGTGTGGTGCCCTTCGCCCGCGAGATGAACCGGCAAGCGATCGAGCGTGACCAGCCGCCGGTGCCGGTTTACAACGTCGACGAGATTCTGGGGCAGGCGCAGGCCGTCGGGGTCGAGGGCGTCATTGACGTCGGCTGCGAACTGCCGAATTTGAAGGTCGCGGTGCAAATGGCGCTCGACCATCCCGGCGTTGTTCACGCCGGCCTGGCGATCCACCCGAACGAGGCGGTGTTGCACGGACATCGGGGCGTGCCGGGGCCGGACGGGCTGCCGATCAAGTACCAGCCGTGGCACGATGTGAGTTTCGAGGATGCGCTCGCGGAAGTTCATCGTTTGGCCGTGAAATACCCGCAGCAGGTGGTGGCCATCGGCGAGACCGGCATGGACCTCTTCCGCACGGGGGCTGCGGCGATGGAAATCCAGCGCGAAGCCTTCCGTGCCCATATCGCGTTGGCCAAGGAGCTCAACCTGCCGATGCAGATTCACGACCGCGATGCCCATAAGGAGGTCATCGAAACGCTGCTCAGAGACGGCAGCCCGGAGCGCACCGTCTTCCACAGCTGGTCCGGCGACACCGAACTTGCGCAGATCGCCCGCGAGCAGGGCTGGTATCTGAGCTTCTCCGGCGCATCCAGCTTCAAAGGCAACGAGGAGATCCGCAGATCTGCCGCCGTGGTGGGCCTCGATCACATCATGGTCGAAACCGATGCTCCCTACCTCACCCCGATGCCGTATCGCGGCCGCACGAACGCTCCATATATGATTCCTTATACCTTGAAAGCGCTTGCGGACGCCCTTGATTTGCCGGTAGGTGAAGTCGCAGAGGCGACGCGTCGGACGACGAGGGCTGTGTACGGCGTGTAA
- a CDS encoding alpha-L-arabinofuranosidase C-terminal domain-containing protein, giving the protein MAQTSSANSARLIVDDDFEVGQVDNRLFGSFVEHLGRCVYTGIYEPGHSTADADGFRQDVIDLVRELGATTIRYPGGNFVSGYRWEDGVGSKDRRPRRLDMAWHSTETNQFGLHEMAKWLEKAGGNELMEAVNLGTRGLEDAMDLLEYANIPGGTELSEARRANGADKPFDIRMWCLGNEMDGPWQLGHKSAEDYGTLAASVARGMRQMDPDLELVVCGSSAHNMPTFGMWEETVLSKCYDLVNFVSCHAYYQPYDGDMASFLASGVDMDGFIHDVVAAIDATKARLKSKHDVFISFDEWNIWYQDAEPSKNPEGIGNWPVAPRLLEDIYSVADAVVFGDLMITLLKNVDRVHAASLAQLVNVIAPIMTEPGGPAWRQTTFYPFSITAGLAKGGTVLEPKLDSSQISTPKYGEVDGVNAVAVRGADGSVSVFAVNRSLNTPAEFEVRIPEDMRAKSDRLSVKAQTLHDDDIDAKNTLEHQTRVTPHANDTVSFDAQSGTVKLTLPAVSWTAIRVK; this is encoded by the coding sequence ATGGCACAGACGTCATCTGCCAATTCGGCTCGGTTGATTGTTGATGATGATTTCGAAGTAGGGCAGGTCGACAACCGCCTGTTTGGATCATTTGTCGAGCACCTTGGCCGTTGCGTATATACCGGCATTTACGAGCCGGGGCATTCTACGGCCGACGCCGATGGATTCCGGCAAGATGTGATTGACCTCGTGCGCGAACTTGGGGCGACCACGATCCGTTATCCGGGCGGCAATTTCGTGTCCGGTTATCGTTGGGAGGATGGCGTAGGTTCCAAGGACCGGCGTCCTCGTCGTCTTGATATGGCGTGGCATTCCACGGAAACCAACCAGTTCGGTCTTCATGAGATGGCCAAGTGGCTTGAAAAAGCCGGCGGCAACGAGCTGATGGAGGCCGTGAACCTTGGCACGCGTGGTCTCGAGGACGCGATGGACCTGCTCGAATATGCCAATATTCCCGGAGGGACGGAGCTTTCGGAGGCGCGTCGCGCCAACGGTGCCGACAAACCGTTCGACATCCGTATGTGGTGCTTGGGCAATGAGATGGACGGTCCGTGGCAGCTCGGTCACAAGTCGGCCGAAGACTACGGCACGTTGGCCGCTTCGGTGGCCCGCGGCATGCGGCAGATGGACCCTGACCTCGAGCTGGTGGTCTGTGGTTCTTCGGCGCATAATATGCCTACGTTCGGCATGTGGGAAGAGACGGTGCTTTCCAAGTGCTACGACTTGGTCAACTTCGTCTCCTGCCACGCCTATTACCAGCCTTACGATGGCGACATGGCCAGTTTCCTGGCTTCCGGCGTTGATATGGACGGCTTCATTCATGACGTCGTCGCTGCCATCGATGCCACCAAGGCGAGGCTCAAGAGCAAGCATGACGTGTTCATCTCCTTCGATGAATGGAACATTTGGTATCAGGACGCCGAGCCGAGCAAGAACCCTGAAGGCATCGGCAACTGGCCGGTCGCTCCGCGCTTGCTTGAGGATATCTACTCTGTGGCGGATGCCGTGGTCTTTGGCGATTTGATGATTACGCTTTTGAAGAATGTGGACCGAGTTCATGCCGCGAGTTTGGCTCAGCTGGTCAACGTCATCGCGCCGATTATGACGGAGCCCGGTGGCCCGGCTTGGCGACAGACCACGTTCTATCCGTTCTCGATTACGGCTGGTCTTGCCAAGGGCGGCACGGTGCTCGAGCCGAAGCTGGACTCCTCGCAGATCTCCACGCCGAAGTATGGCGAGGTCGATGGCGTCAACGCTGTGGCCGTCCGCGGCGCCGATGGTTCGGTGTCCGTCTTTGCGGTCAACAGGTCGCTGAATACTCCGGCCGAGTTCGAAGTGCGTATCCCTGAAGACATGCGAGCGAAGTCGGACCGTTTGAGTGTCAAGGCGCAAACCCTGCACGACGATGACATCGACGCTAAGAACACGCTGGAACATCAGACCCGCGTCACCCCGCATGCCAACGATACCGTTTCCTTCGATGCACAATCCGGGACGGTGAAGCTTACTTTGCCGGCGGTTTCATGGACGGCTATTCGCGTGAAATGA
- a CDS encoding glycoside hydrolase family 27 protein, whose translation MGWNSWDSYGTTVTEDELMANARFMAEHLKSVGWDTVVIDIDWYDPTARAHGYNADAPLILDGYGRQMPDPVRFPSAADGKGFGPLAAKVHELGLKLGIHVMRGIPRLAVERNLPVKGTQYTARDVVDKDHVCVWNPDNYGLNQDHPGAQAFYDAQIDQFADWGIDFLKVDDMQTPFHADEIAAYHRAIAKAEASHPGHEISLSLSPGGWVAPTYVDFLRSNAQMWRISDDLWDRWDDVYQQFSRLARWAPLQRAGHFADADMLPLGHIGLRAERGDDRDSRLTRNERRTLMALWAMGRSPLMVGGDLPTSTPETIALLANPAMREATDGSGNNRELVRERIYGTWGDESSYRGDLIVWAADAEDWADGTASAHRGGHYAAMFWTGDDDYELQGNIELKALVGLADAEKPWKVADLFAGVADGDAEIPTARVAGTGADRVLKGTIAPHGVLWFALDK comes from the coding sequence ATGGGGTGGAACAGCTGGGATTCCTACGGCACCACCGTCACCGAGGACGAGCTGATGGCCAACGCCCGATTCATGGCCGAGCATTTGAAGAGCGTGGGATGGGACACGGTGGTCATCGACATCGACTGGTACGACCCGACTGCTCGTGCCCATGGCTACAACGCCGACGCGCCGCTGATTCTCGACGGGTATGGCCGGCAGATGCCCGATCCGGTGCGTTTCCCCAGTGCCGCCGATGGCAAGGGATTCGGCCCGCTCGCCGCCAAGGTGCACGAGCTGGGGCTGAAGCTCGGCATCCATGTGATGCGCGGCATCCCCAGGCTGGCGGTTGAGCGCAATCTGCCGGTCAAGGGTACGCAATATACCGCTCGCGATGTGGTCGACAAGGATCATGTGTGTGTATGGAATCCGGATAATTACGGACTGAACCAGGACCATCCCGGTGCACAGGCTTTCTACGACGCGCAGATTGACCAGTTCGCCGACTGGGGCATCGACTTCCTCAAGGTCGACGACATGCAGACGCCGTTCCACGCCGACGAAATCGCCGCTTACCACCGGGCCATCGCCAAGGCCGAGGCCAGCCACCCGGGTCATGAGATTTCGCTTTCGCTTTCGCCTGGTGGCTGGGTTGCGCCCACGTATGTGGATTTCCTGCGCAGCAATGCCCAGATGTGGCGTATCTCCGACGATCTGTGGGACCGCTGGGACGATGTGTACCAGCAGTTCTCGCGCCTCGCCCGCTGGGCGCCGCTGCAGCGGGCCGGCCATTTCGCCGACGCCGACATGCTGCCGCTCGGCCATATCGGGCTTCGCGCCGAACGCGGGGATGACCGCGATAGCCGGCTGACCCGCAACGAACGCCGGACCCTGATGGCGCTCTGGGCGATGGGGCGCTCGCCGCTGATGGTGGGCGGCGACCTGCCCACGAGCACTCCGGAGACCATAGCGTTGCTGGCCAATCCGGCGATGCGGGAGGCCACGGACGGCTCGGGCAACAATCGCGAGCTGGTACGCGAACGTATTTACGGGACGTGGGGCGACGAAAGCTCCTACCGCGGCGATCTCATCGTGTGGGCCGCGGACGCCGAGGACTGGGCCGATGGCACCGCTTCGGCGCACCGGGGCGGCCACTATGCCGCGATGTTCTGGACGGGCGACGACGACTATGAGTTGCAGGGCAACATTGAGCTGAAGGCTCTGGTGGGGCTTGCCGATGCCGAGAAGCCGTGGAAGGTAGCCGATCTCTTCGCCGGTGTCGCCGATGGCGACGCGGAAATCCCGACCGCCCGCGTCGCTGGTACGGGCGCCGATCGCGTACTCAAGGGCACGATCGCCCCGCACGGCGTCCTCTGGTTCGCGCTGGACAAGTAA
- a CDS encoding HipA domain-containing protein — MLELVNFEPCPDSGRFYGGDAGRKVGVSWNGDDWMLKFPGPTKELTGSVPSYTSAPLSEFLGSQIYAMHGIDVHETKLGIREGKLVCACKDFEANHGRLVEFRELKNSMSDDEAGFSGSPSDGRNVVLADVRATIYRHPWLNRIPGAIERFWDMFIIDSFIRNVDRNNTNWGILINGEHTSLAPVYDNGSSLYNKRTPKQIHEHLHNENLLNQDILDVRSCYLDDRGHHIAPLKYIASLQDEECNNALVRFVNSYDQTRLDALFDSLPNEYAGIHVADDEYREYHKRILTQRYEQMLLPTYRKIIAAS, encoded by the coding sequence ATGCTGGAACTGGTGAATTTCGAACCATGCCCTGATTCAGGACGGTTCTACGGCGGCGACGCGGGCCGCAAAGTCGGCGTGAGCTGGAACGGCGACGATTGGATGCTCAAATTCCCCGGACCCACCAAAGAGCTGACCGGTTCGGTGCCGTCCTATACCTCGGCTCCACTTTCCGAATTTTTAGGTTCGCAGATTTATGCAATGCACGGTATCGACGTACACGAGACAAAGCTCGGCATTCGAGAAGGAAAACTGGTTTGCGCCTGCAAGGATTTCGAGGCAAACCACGGCCGACTCGTCGAATTCCGCGAACTCAAAAACTCCATGTCAGACGACGAAGCCGGATTCTCCGGAAGCCCTTCAGATGGACGCAATGTCGTGCTAGCTGACGTACGAGCCACCATTTACCGTCATCCATGGCTCAACCGGATACCCGGTGCCATCGAACGATTCTGGGACATGTTCATCATCGACTCGTTCATCCGTAATGTCGATCGCAACAACACGAACTGGGGCATCCTCATTAACGGTGAACACACAAGCCTCGCCCCGGTCTATGACAACGGCAGCTCTCTGTACAACAAACGCACGCCCAAGCAGATTCACGAGCATCTGCACAATGAAAACCTGCTCAATCAAGACATTCTGGACGTGCGATCCTGCTATCTCGACGACAGAGGCCACCACATAGCCCCGCTCAAATACATCGCTTCGCTGCAGGACGAGGAATGCAACAATGCATTGGTAAGATTCGTAAACAGCTATGATCAGACACGACTCGATGCGCTGTTTGACAGTCTGCCGAACGAGTATGCAGGCATACATGTCGCCGATGACGAATACCGAGAATACCACAAGCGTATTCTCACCCAACGCTACGAACAGATGCTGTTGCCGACATACCGAAAAATAATAGCAGCCAGCTAA
- a CDS encoding glycoside hydrolase family 43 protein: protein MTEDTAVLGDPYGYLLVHFREDPDGYAERIYFDLSRGDDPTHWIPLNGGEPILTSGIGTTGVRDPHVIRNPETSKYYIIATDLRVFGGRPEDGANWYDWSHHGSTSLIIWESDDLVHWRGPRPLDVSRPLHYAAEGEYGRGCFGGNGSVDADDRRDDDNVGFGENGDGIDGSDANVRESAGRNGNGRKSADVATSDCLELGMAWACECLWVPDYYPETHAGGRGAFVMYWSSKIFGPDDPEHRAEDVHDTVLWGATTDFTQDTFEFGGRFIDTGGDSIDTTMIQRVQPNGGLRTYRITKDNTFGRGIWMDATDARRWWRPGTAWRTIQTNIGDNYDAGNGEEGPAVFADHTLGSDRWYLLVDVIPSTGYRPMVSDDLEQGWKPLDAADFSLSAHTKHGGVLSLDRSAYERLRAALWR, encoded by the coding sequence ATGACCGAAGACACGGCCGTGCTTGGCGACCCGTATGGCTACCTGTTGGTCCATTTCAGGGAGGACCCGGATGGATACGCCGAGAGGATCTACTTTGACCTTTCCCGAGGCGACGACCCCACCCACTGGATTCCGCTCAACGGCGGCGAGCCGATACTGACTTCCGGCATCGGCACCACCGGTGTGCGCGACCCACATGTCATTCGCAACCCGGAAACCAGTAAGTATTACATCATCGCCACCGATCTGCGTGTCTTCGGCGGCAGACCGGAGGATGGCGCGAACTGGTACGACTGGTCGCACCACGGCAGCACCAGTCTCATCATCTGGGAGTCCGACGATTTGGTGCATTGGCGGGGGCCAAGACCGCTGGATGTCTCACGGCCGCTGCACTATGCGGCCGAGGGGGAATATGGTCGGGGGTGCTTCGGCGGCAATGGCAGCGTTGACGCCGACGACAGGCGCGATGACGATAATGTCGGCTTCGGAGAAAACGGTGACGGCATTGATGGTAGCGATGCCAATGTCCGAGAGAGCGCGGGCAGGAACGGCAATGGCCGTAAGAGTGCTGACGTTGCCACAAGTGACTGCTTGGAGCTGGGGATGGCCTGGGCCTGTGAGTGCCTGTGGGTGCCGGATTATTACCCGGAGACTCATGCAGGTGGGCGTGGCGCGTTCGTGATGTATTGGTCGTCCAAGATTTTCGGTCCCGACGACCCGGAGCATCGTGCCGAGGATGTGCATGACACTGTTTTGTGGGGTGCCACGACGGACTTCACGCAGGATACCTTCGAATTCGGCGGCAGGTTCATCGACACTGGCGGCGACTCCATCGACACGACGATGATTCAGCGTGTGCAGCCAAACGGCGGGCTGCGCACCTACCGCATCACCAAGGACAACACGTTCGGCCGCGGTATCTGGATGGATGCCACGGATGCGAGGCGCTGGTGGAGGCCGGGCACCGCTTGGCGGACCATCCAGACCAATATTGGCGACAACTACGACGCCGGCAACGGCGAGGAAGGGCCGGCCGTCTTCGCCGACCACACCCTGGGCAGCGACCGCTGGTATCTGCTGGTCGACGTCATTCCCTCGACCGGCTACCGGCCTATGGTCTCCGATGACCTCGAGCAAGGTTGGAAACCGCTGGATGCCGCCGATTTCAGCCTCTCTGCGCATACCAAGCATGGCGGGGTGCTTTCGCTGGACCGCAGCGCCTACGAGCGCTTGCGTGCAGCATTGTGGAGGTAG